In a single window of the Campylobacter fetus subsp. testudinum 03-427 genome:
- the ispDF gene encoding bifunctional 2-C-methyl-D-erythritol 4-phosphate cytidylyltransferase / 2-C-methyl-D-erythritol 2,4-cyclodiphosphate synthase protein (bifunctional~Pfam matches to PF02542.12 YgbB, and to PF01128.15 IspD) → MLDLSLIMLGAGNSTRFGLQSKKQWLRTSDDPLWLYATKNISSNYSFKDVIVVSNECEYMSKFSGHFKFIKGGETRQDSLRNAISTINSEFVMVSDIARADIPKELIAKLIESAHNADCIVPALKISDSVIYQNEYINRDELKLIQTPQLSRTNMLKKALKTDNIFTDDSSAIKAIGGTVWYIEGDERAKKLTYKDDLKRLNLNPPSNDIFCGNGFDVHAFKDGDFITLCGVKIPYSKAFIAHSDGDVALHALCDALLGAASAPDIGELYPDNDSKFKDIDSKILLQNSVNLIRSIGFDIINADITIIAQSPKISPYKDAMAKIVADILSVPLHKVNIKATTTEHLGFVGRNEGIAANAVVNLKYFNWRNVL, encoded by the coding sequence TTGCTTGATCTCTCTTTGATTATGCTTGGCGCTGGAAATTCCACTCGTTTTGGTTTGCAATCAAAAAAACAGTGGTTAAGAACCAGCGATGATCCACTTTGGCTTTATGCCACAAAAAATATTAGTTCAAACTACTCATTTAAAGATGTTATAGTCGTCTCAAATGAATGTGAATATATGAGTAAATTCAGCGGTCATTTTAAATTTATAAAAGGCGGAGAAACAAGACAAGATAGTCTTAGAAATGCCATTTCTACCATAAATAGTGAGTTTGTAATGGTAAGCGATATAGCCAGAGCAGATATACCAAAAGAGCTTATAGCTAAGCTTATAGAATCAGCTCATAACGCAGATTGCATAGTCCCAGCTCTTAAAATTTCTGATAGCGTAATATATCAAAATGAATATATAAATAGAGACGAATTGAAACTGATTCAGACTCCTCAGCTATCACGCACAAATATGCTTAAAAAAGCATTAAAAACAGATAATATTTTTACAGATGATAGCTCTGCTATAAAAGCTATCGGAGGAACAGTCTGGTACATAGAAGGTGATGAAAGAGCAAAAAAACTTACTTATAAAGATGACTTAAAGCGCCTAAATTTAAATCCTCCATCAAATGATATATTTTGCGGAAATGGTTTTGACGTGCATGCTTTTAAAGATGGTGATTTTATAACACTTTGTGGTGTTAAAATACCATATTCAAAAGCTTTTATAGCTCATAGTGATGGAGATGTTGCTTTACACGCGCTTTGCGACGCGCTTCTTGGGGCTGCAAGCGCTCCTGATATAGGTGAGCTTTATCCAGATAACGACTCCAAATTTAAAGACATAGACTCAAAAATACTTTTGCAAAATAGTGTAAATTTAATAAGAAGCATAGGTTTTGATATCATAAACGCAGATATCACTATAATAGCACAAAGTCCGAAGATATCACCATATAAAGATGCTATGGCAAAAATAGTTGCAGATATATTAAGTGTTCCTTTACACAAGGTAAATATAAAAGCTACAACAACAGAACATCTTGGATTTGTAGGAAGAAACGAAGGAATCGCCGCAAATGCGGTCGTAAATTTAAAATACTTTAACTGGCGGAACGTTTTATGA
- the pgpA gene encoding phosphatidylglycerophosphatase A (Pfam match to PF04608.9 PgpA) — MQKLFLTFFYVGLMKPAPGTWGSIAGAVIAVLILKYLGAQTLFLASILLFLASINIINKYEETTKEHDQSHIVIDEVAGVWLAISISSASWLAIILSVIFFRILDITKPSIIGRVDKNVKGGLGVMGDDMIAGAFAGLMSAICYWALLKI; from the coding sequence GTGCAAAAGCTATTTTTAACATTTTTTTACGTTGGGCTTATGAAGCCTGCTCCTGGAACTTGGGGAAGCATAGCAGGCGCTGTTATTGCAGTTTTAATACTGAAATATTTAGGCGCACAAACTCTATTTTTAGCTTCAATTTTACTATTTTTAGCATCTATAAACATAATAAATAAATATGAAGAAACAACCAAAGAACACGATCAAAGCCATATAGTTATAGATGAAGTAGCAGGTGTTTGGCTGGCTATCAGCATAAGCTCTGCTAGCTGGTTGGCTATCATTTTATCGGTTATATTTTTTAGGATACTTGATATCACAAAGCCTAGCATAATAGGAAGAGTTGATAAAAATGTAAAAGGCGGACTTGGCGTTATGGGCGACGATATGATAGCAGGAGCGTTTGCCGGATTGATGAGTGCCATCTGCTACTGGGCACTACTTAAAATCTAG
- the sat gene encoding sulfate adenylyltransferase (Pfam match to PF01747.13 ATP-sulfurylase), whose amino-acid sequence MTSQRKNSTILINQEAYGTLVLIQNQILSKFTRLMNEKEAKISEESGYFKGEPMPYAYTFAPYGKRNQETIKNAKKGDRIDILKDNQVIGHIIVSSIFKLHNITHSIFRARDIELPENQRAGEFAVSGEFVIYEDDLRQIKQNIHDLIKQKNIKKVTALMLTADPFHRLHERLVRMTIDKADITILFLIRTFGSDGRLSFDLRKRTLELFRDNFLPRERVIIVPFENTYLFSDHINPVLECLAAHNFGATKLVVGQNHGGIGMFYDDNQANTVLDKYAKDLDLDIIIMPELVYCNQCRTIVSIKTCPHGQHHHIKYHPQTLKELLFEGIIPPAILMRKEISSMILSELFPNKFKNLQKIYDDLFPNSGILESHSQREFYEELMRLYQTTSLT is encoded by the coding sequence ATGACCTCACAAAGAAAAAATAGTACAATTTTAATAAATCAAGAAGCATATGGAACACTAGTACTAATCCAAAATCAAATTCTAAGTAAATTCACAAGACTTATGAATGAAAAAGAAGCAAAAATATCTGAAGAGAGTGGGTACTTTAAAGGTGAGCCGATGCCTTACGCATATACGTTTGCTCCATACGGAAAAAGAAATCAAGAAACGATAAAAAATGCCAAAAAAGGCGATAGAATAGATATTTTAAAAGATAACCAAGTAATAGGTCATATCATCGTTTCATCGATATTTAAACTGCATAATATCACTCACAGTATATTTAGAGCAAGAGATATCGAATTACCAGAAAACCAAAGAGCTGGTGAATTTGCCGTAAGTGGGGAGTTTGTGATATATGAAGATGATTTAAGACAGATAAAACAGAACATTCATGATCTAATTAAACAAAAAAATATCAAAAAAGTAACCGCTCTTATGCTCACAGCAGATCCGTTTCACAGGCTTCACGAGAGACTTGTGAGAATGACCATAGACAAAGCAGATATCACCATTTTGTTTCTTATAAGAACATTTGGAAGCGATGGACGACTTAGTTTTGATCTTAGAAAAAGAACGCTTGAGCTATTTAGGGATAATTTTTTACCTAGAGAAAGAGTTATCATAGTTCCGTTTGAAAATACATATCTATTTAGCGATCATATCAATCCTGTTTTAGAGTGCTTAGCAGCACATAATTTTGGTGCTACAAAACTAGTAGTAGGACAAAATCACGGTGGAATAGGAATGTTTTATGATGACAACCAAGCAAACACGGTATTAGACAAATATGCAAAAGATCTAGATCTAGATATCATCATTATGCCTGAGCTAGTTTATTGCAATCAGTGTCGCACGATAGTGAGCATTAAAACCTGCCCTCACGGACAGCATCATCATATAAAATATCATCCTCAAACTCTTAAAGAGCTACTATTTGAAGGTATCATACCTCCTGCTATTCTTATGAGAAAAGAGATTTCATCTATGATTTTAAGCGAACTTTTTCCAAATAAATTTAAAAACTTACAAAAAATTTATGATGATCTATTTCCAAATTCAGGTATATTAGAAAGTCATAGCCAAAGAGAGTTTTATGAAGAGCTTATGAGACTTTATCAAACAACATCTTTAACTTAA
- the livM gene encoding high-affinity branched-chain amino acid transporter, permease protein (Pfam match to PF02653.12 BPD_transp_2) → MCICKFRYVLFVALAVGFLFLSNNYFSEYSLRIVNNIAIFIILAISYNLINGVTGQFSLEPNGFVAIGAYATALLLLNSDSKLYQFDVTEPSSIILAIHTTNFIFAMLVSGICATILALILAIPVFRVRGDYLAIVTLGFGFIIQLLAVNFPAYTNGSLGLNEVLRVDSDGNISRYTNIFYSGTVAIIAVVAILNLIYSKFGRSMKAVRDDEDAATAMGINTFRVKTLAFCVSAFFEGVGGALLVGLLGSVSPDQFTFMFTFQLLIIIVLGGLGSTTGAILGTILVIGGSEWLRFLDEPMNIFGYETPAFPGLRMVVFSVVLIFVMLFARRGIMGQMELGELFNKFKKVGK, encoded by the coding sequence ATGTGCATTTGTAAATTTAGATATGTTTTATTTGTAGCTTTGGCAGTCGGTTTTCTTTTTCTAAGTAATAATTATTTTAGCGAATATTCCCTAAGAATAGTAAATAATATCGCTATTTTTATAATCCTAGCCATAAGCTATAACCTCATAAATGGTGTAACTGGTCAGTTTAGTCTTGAGCCAAACGGTTTTGTTGCGATCGGAGCTTACGCAACAGCTCTTTTGCTTTTAAACTCAGATTCAAAACTCTATCAGTTTGATGTAACTGAGCCTTCAAGCATCATTTTGGCTATTCATACTACAAATTTTATTTTTGCTATGTTAGTTAGTGGCATATGTGCTACTATTTTAGCTCTTATCTTAGCTATACCAGTTTTTAGGGTAAGGGGAGATTATCTTGCTATAGTTACGCTTGGATTTGGTTTTATCATTCAGCTTCTAGCCGTAAATTTCCCTGCTTATACGAATGGTTCGCTTGGTTTAAATGAAGTTTTAAGAGTAGATAGCGATGGAAATATCAGCAGATATACAAATATATTTTATAGCGGAACAGTGGCGATAATAGCCGTTGTGGCTATTTTAAATTTAATATATTCCAAATTCGGAAGATCTATGAAAGCAGTAAGAGACGATGAGGACGCCGCAACTGCTATGGGTATAAATACATTTAGGGTTAAAACATTGGCATTTTGCGTGAGTGCGTTTTTTGAGGGCGTAGGGGGTGCTCTTTTGGTTGGACTTTTAGGCAGCGTAAGTCCAGATCAATTTACATTTATGTTTACCTTCCAACTTCTTATCATCATAGTTCTTGGAGGTCTTGGAAGCACGACTGGAGCGATACTAGGAACGATTTTGGTTATAGGTGGAAGCGAGTGGTTGAGATTTTTAGATGAACCTATGAATATATTTGGCTATGAAACTCCTGCTTTTCCGGGTCTTAGAATGGTAGTATTTTCAGTAGTATTGATATTTGTAATGTTGTTTGCAAGACGAGGAATTATGGGTCAAATGGAGCTTGGAGAGCTATTTAATAAATTTAAAAAGGTCGGTAAATGA
- the ccsBA gene encoding cytochrome c biogenesis protein (Pfam matches to PF01578.16 Cytochrom_C_asm, and to PF05140.10 ResB, and to PF05140.10 ResB): MDIFKKLFLSMGSAVILFLIFAISSGVATIIESVYNTQTAWAIVYGAGWFALVQLLLGVNLAYNIFRYKLLNLKKLPALIFHVSFLFILLGAVLTRYIGFEGQMHIRENSESNEISTSQSYIQLKSFNEGKTYIASEPKYISSAWGNGFKLSLDVDNKPATLTYKSFMPNATSAWVQSDKGEPVLELIFSNDTNSRSVTLKENESIEVGDISFTFNDTPKQSKFINIILKDGKFFIETNQDINYMQMSDMSKGSIAKETIVPFEGLRLYSIDGINFAPKTMLTSAIKGVRQVSGNERGSDAIIATLSYNGDSKEISMLNFMPSDTVVVGGKSFEATWSPMMVKLPFSLYLKDFELKRYPGSNSPMSYSSDVVVKDGDLNMDYKIYMNHVLDHSGYRFFQSSYDMDELGTILSVNKDPGKIPTYIGYFLLGLGLFLNILNPYSRFRKLAKLVNEANIKNAAVFLIACSVIFGVSDLQAYNSLPTISKEHAQNISTIIVQSADGRMKPFDTVSHEVLNKLYRSDNYNSMNANSVFLSMMVNSSYWRNVPIIKITDEELKKILEIPMNQKYASFNDFFTKDNSDNMEYKLIKYSELANRKSPGARNQFDKDVIKADEKLNILYMVFMGELFRVIPKKDDVNNAWFSPAGAIMSFSPGEAREVTTLLQNYFDGVAIAQGSGNWEKADKALNDIKDYQNKYGATVMPSQKKVELELAFNKYKIFQNLTPVYLLAGFALLIVVFTRMIRPKIKINLVFKIVYIVNILAFVVHTIGLGLRWYIAEHAPWSDSYESMVFIAWSLAFSGMVFARSSAISLALTSILAGVTLFVAHLSWIDPQITTLVPVLQSYWLTIHVSVITASYGFLGLCSLLGLFTLVLFALQGKKENSELSRNILEATRINEMAMILGLSLLVFGNFLGGVWANESWGRYWGWDSKETWALVSILVYAAIVHMRFVPKVNSQYAFAVASMFGYSSIIMTYFGVNFYLSGMHSYAAGDPVPVPNFVWVAFAIMIVISLLAYRNKKYSKNL; the protein is encoded by the coding sequence ATGGATATTTTCAAAAAATTATTTTTAAGTATGGGCTCCGCTGTTATACTTTTTTTAATATTTGCTATTAGTAGCGGTGTAGCAACTATTATAGAAAGTGTTTATAATACTCAAACTGCATGGGCTATAGTTTATGGTGCTGGGTGGTTTGCTCTAGTTCAGCTTTTGCTTGGTGTAAATCTTGCATACAATATATTTAGATACAAGCTTTTAAATTTAAAAAAACTACCTGCGCTTATATTTCACGTTAGTTTTCTTTTTATACTTTTAGGCGCTGTTCTTACTAGATATATCGGTTTTGAAGGTCAAATGCATATAAGAGAAAATAGTGAGAGTAATGAAATTTCAACTTCTCAAAGCTATATTCAGCTAAAAAGTTTTAATGAGGGAAAAACTTATATAGCTTCAGAGCCAAAATATATCTCAAGTGCTTGGGGAAATGGTTTTAAACTATCTCTTGATGTAGATAACAAACCAGCTACTTTAACCTACAAAAGTTTTATGCCAAATGCTACATCAGCATGGGTTCAAAGCGATAAAGGCGAGCCTGTTTTAGAGCTTATATTTTCTAATGATACAAATAGCAGATCAGTTACTTTAAAAGAAAATGAAAGTATCGAAGTAGGCGATATCAGTTTTACGTTTAATGATACTCCAAAGCAGTCTAAATTTATAAATATAATTCTAAAAGATGGTAAGTTTTTTATCGAAACAAATCAAGATATAAATTATATGCAAATGAGCGATATGAGTAAAGGCTCTATAGCAAAAGAAACAATAGTACCTTTTGAGGGATTAAGATTATATAGCATTGATGGTATAAATTTTGCTCCTAAAACTATGCTTACTTCAGCTATAAAAGGCGTTAGACAAGTAAGTGGCAATGAGCGCGGTTCAGACGCTATCATAGCTACTTTAAGTTATAATGGAGATAGTAAAGAAATATCTATGCTGAATTTTATGCCGAGTGATACAGTAGTTGTAGGAGGTAAGAGTTTTGAGGCTACTTGGTCTCCTATGATGGTGAAACTTCCGTTTTCTCTTTATCTTAAAGATTTTGAATTGAAAAGATATCCGGGTTCAAACTCGCCTATGAGTTATAGTAGTGATGTTGTAGTTAAAGATGGGGATTTAAATATGGATTACAAAATTTATATGAACCACGTTTTAGATCATAGTGGATATAGATTTTTTCAAAGCAGTTATGATATGGACGAGTTGGGAACTATTCTTTCAGTAAATAAAGACCCAGGTAAAATTCCAACTTATATAGGATACTTTTTACTAGGTTTAGGACTATTTTTAAATATTTTAAATCCGTATTCGAGATTTAGAAAATTAGCTAAATTGGTTAATGAGGCAAACATTAAAAATGCTGCCGTATTTTTGATAGCCTGTAGCGTAATATTTGGTGTTAGCGATCTTCAAGCTTATAACTCGCTTCCTACTATATCAAAAGAACATGCGCAAAATATTTCAACTATAATTGTTCAAAGTGCCGATGGTAGAATGAAACCTTTTGATACGGTTAGTCATGAAGTTCTAAATAAATTATATAGAAGCGATAATTATAACTCTATGAATGCAAATTCCGTGTTTTTGTCTATGATGGTAAATTCGTCTTATTGGAGAAATGTGCCTATTATCAAAATAACAGATGAAGAGTTGAAAAAAATATTAGAAATTCCTATGAATCAAAAATATGCAAGTTTTAATGATTTCTTTACCAAGGATAACAGCGATAATATGGAGTATAAGCTAATAAAATATAGTGAGCTAGCAAATAGAAAATCTCCTGGAGCTAGAAATCAGTTTGATAAAGACGTTATAAAAGCAGATGAAAAATTAAACATACTTTATATGGTATTTATGGGCGAATTATTTAGAGTGATACCTAAAAAAGATGATGTAAATAATGCGTGGTTTTCTCCAGCAGGAGCTATAATGAGCTTTTCGCCTGGTGAAGCAAGAGAAGTTACTACTTTATTGCAAAATTATTTTGATGGAGTAGCTATAGCTCAAGGTAGCGGAAATTGGGAAAAAGCAGACAAAGCTTTAAACGATATAAAAGATTACCAAAATAAATATGGTGCGACTGTTATGCCAAGCCAAAAGAAAGTAGAGCTTGAGCTTGCTTTTAATAAATATAAGATATTTCAAAATTTGACGCCTGTATATCTTTTAGCCGGTTTTGCTCTTCTTATAGTTGTATTTACAAGAATGATAAGACCAAAAATTAAGATAAATTTGGTATTTAAGATAGTTTATATTGTAAATATTTTGGCCTTTGTGGTTCATACTATAGGTCTTGGACTTAGATGGTATATAGCTGAGCATGCTCCATGGAGTGATAGCTATGAAAGTATGGTATTTATAGCATGGTCATTAGCATTTAGCGGTATGGTTTTTGCTAGAAGTTCTGCTATATCTTTGGCTTTAACTTCTATTTTAGCGGGTGTTACTTTGTTTGTTGCTCACTTAAGTTGGATAGATCCTCAGATCACTACTTTAGTTCCGGTACTTCAAAGCTACTGGCTTACTATACATGTTAGCGTTATAACTGCTAGTTATGGATTTTTGGGGCTTTGCTCACTTCTTGGGCTATTTACTCTTGTTCTATTTGCCTTGCAAGGTAAAAAAGAAAATAGCGAACTTTCAAGAAATATCTTAGAAGCTACTAGGATAAATGAGATGGCGATGATACTTGGATTAAGCCTTTTAGTGTTTGGTAACTTCTTAGGTGGAGTTTGGGCAAATGAAAGCTGGGGTAGATATTGGGGTTGGGATAGTAAAGAGACTTGGGCTTTGGTTAGTATATTGGTTTATGCTGCTATCGTTCATATGAGATTTGTCCCTAAAGTTAATTCTCAGTATGCATTTGCAGTAGCGTCTATGTTTGGGTATTCGTCTATTATCATGACATATTTTGGTGTAAATTTCTATTTGTCTGGTATGCATAGCTATGCTGCTGGAGATCCAGTTCCAGTTCCAAATTTTGTTTGGGTAGCATTTGCTATAATGATAGTTATAAGTTTATTGGCTTATAGAAATAAAAAGTATAGCAAGAATTTATAA
- the livH gene encoding high-affinity branched-chain amino acid transporter, permease protein (Pfam match to PF02653.12 BPD_transp_2) has translation MDSSLFLQQMANGFSLGSMYALIAIGYTMVYGVLRLINFAHGDIMMVGAYAALFSMTSLSLPFGFALLFAITVAIILGVFTDRVAYKPLRKAPRISLLITAIGISFLLENVFQVIFGGTPRSFPVPAYFEQLVTIGSINLAMTAILVPIITLFLLSVVLFILYKTKYGMAIRALAFDISTVHLMGIDANMIISIVFALGSSLAAIGGVFWALNYPSIDPLMGVLIGLKAFAAAVLGGIGSVGGAVLGGFIIGFTEVVAVALFPDLAGFKDAFAFIFLILVLLFKPTGILGYNFEKSRF, from the coding sequence ATGGATAGCTCACTTTTTCTCCAGCAGATGGCAAATGGTTTTAGTTTAGGCTCTATGTATGCTCTCATAGCGATAGGTTATACTATGGTTTATGGAGTTTTAAGACTTATAAATTTTGCTCACGGCGATATAATGATGGTTGGAGCGTACGCGGCTCTTTTTTCCATGACTAGTCTTAGCCTTCCTTTTGGATTTGCACTTTTGTTTGCTATAACTGTGGCTATTATTTTAGGAGTATTTACAGATAGAGTTGCGTATAAACCGCTTAGAAAAGCTCCTAGAATCTCGCTTCTTATCACGGCTATCGGTATTAGTTTTTTACTAGAAAATGTTTTTCAGGTGATATTTGGTGGAACTCCACGCTCATTTCCAGTACCAGCTTATTTTGAACAATTAGTCACTATAGGATCTATTAACTTAGCTATGACTGCTATTTTAGTACCGATTATCACACTTTTTTTACTCTCTGTCGTACTTTTTATACTTTATAAAACAAAATACGGAATGGCAATTAGAGCTCTTGCGTTTGATATAAGTACGGTTCATCTTATGGGAATCGATGCAAATATGATTATATCCATAGTATTTGCTCTTGGTTCGTCTTTGGCTGCTATAGGTGGTGTATTTTGGGCTTTAAATTACCCTAGTATAGATCCTCTTATGGGGGTTTTGATAGGACTAAAGGCGTTCGCAGCGGCTGTTTTAGGCGGTATCGGAAGCGTTGGAGGAGCAGTGTTAGGTGGATTTATCATAGGATTTACAGAGGTTGTGGCGGTTGCTTTATTTCCTGATTTGGCTGGATTTAAAGATGCGTTTGCGTTTATATTTTTGATATTAGTTTTACTTTTTAAACCAACTGGAATTCTTGGATATAATTTTGAAAAAAGTAGGTTTTAA
- the livG gene encoding high-affinity branched-chain amino acid transporter, ATP-binding protein (Pfam match to PF00005.23 ABC_tran) has translation MILELKDISKSFGGVQAIAKTSFGVLEGEIFGLIGPNGAGKTTMFNIITGAYTPTSGEIKFNSISLNGVKPHKIVSLGIARTFQNIRLFSSLSVLDNVLIGLNNSTKYSFLEAISHMGRFRKSENLAKQKACDILEELGIFKFRNEFANSLSYGQQRKVEIARALATNPKLLLLDEPAAGMNPSETDELAELIFSLRSKNKLSILLIEHDMKFVNRLCDKVLVLDYGKVIFEGLPSDAVQNKDVITAYLGDFLE, from the coding sequence ATGATACTTGAACTAAAAGATATTAGCAAGAGTTTTGGTGGAGTTCAAGCTATCGCAAAGACAAGTTTTGGTGTTTTAGAAGGTGAAATTTTCGGTCTTATAGGACCAAATGGAGCTGGAAAAACAACTATGTTTAATATAATAACTGGAGCATACACTCCAACTAGCGGTGAAATAAAATTTAATTCTATCTCATTAAATGGCGTTAAACCCCATAAAATAGTTAGCTTAGGCATAGCAAGAACATTTCAAAATATCAGACTTTTTAGCTCTCTTAGCGTTTTAGATAATGTTTTGATAGGTTTAAATAACTCTACAAAATACAGCTTTTTAGAAGCAATTTCTCATATGGGACGTTTTAGAAAGTCTGAGAATTTAGCTAAACAAAAAGCTTGTGATATTCTTGAAGAACTTGGTATTTTTAAATTTAGAAATGAATTTGCAAATAGCCTTAGCTATGGTCAGCAGCGTAAAGTCGAGATCGCAAGAGCTTTGGCTACGAATCCTAAGCTACTACTGTTAGATGAGCCAGCCGCTGGTATGAATCCTAGCGAAACTGATGAACTAGCAGAGTTGATATTTAGTTTAAGAAGTAAAAATAAGCTTAGTATTTTGTTAATTGAGCATGATATGAAATTTGTAAATAGACTATGTGATAAAGTTTTGGTTTTGGATTATGGTAAAGTGATATTTGAAGGGCTTCCTAGCGATGCTGTGCAAAATAAAGATGTTATAACTGCTTATTTGGGAGATTTTTTAGAATGA
- the livF gene encoding high-affinity branched-chain amino acid transporter, ATP-binding protein (Pfam match to PF00005.23 ABC_tran): MINVKNLHVYYGVIEAVKGINFSVETGQIVSLIGSNGAGKTSTLNALINSVKRTGEISFLGYETRRHQTHTIVRQGISLVPEGRRVFINLTVEENLKMGAFNNSENYEHLRDAMYEFFPRLKQKKDQLAGTLSGGEAQMLAISRALMSEPKLLMLDEPSLGLAPKIVGEVFDIILKLKEEGITILLVEQNAFLALKISDYTYVLENGHIVMEGNSKDMIGNDEIKKKYLGA, from the coding sequence ATGATAAATGTTAAAAATTTACACGTATATTATGGTGTTATAGAAGCAGTCAAAGGTATAAATTTCAGCGTTGAAACCGGTCAGATAGTAAGCTTGATAGGCTCAAACGGAGCTGGTAAAACATCTACTTTAAACGCTCTTATAAATTCAGTTAAAAGAACCGGTGAAATAAGTTTTTTAGGCTATGAAACAAGACGTCATCAAACACACACTATAGTAAGACAAGGGATATCGTTGGTTCCTGAGGGAAGAAGAGTTTTTATAAATTTAACAGTAGAAGAAAATTTAAAAATGGGGGCTTTTAATAATTCAGAAAATTATGAACACTTAAGAGATGCGATGTACGAGTTTTTTCCTCGTCTTAAGCAGAAAAAAGATCAATTAGCCGGAACTTTAAGTGGTGGTGAGGCTCAGATGTTAGCTATATCGCGAGCTTTAATGAGTGAGCCAAAACTTCTTATGCTAGATGAGCCAAGTTTAGGACTAGCTCCAAAGATAGTTGGCGAAGTTTTTGATATAATTTTAAAGCTAAAAGAAGAGGGTATCACCATACTTTTAGTTGAGCAAAATGCTTTTTTGGCGCTTAAAATTAGTGATTATACATATGTGCTTGAAAACGGTCATATAGTTATGGAGGGCAACTCAAAAGATATGATAGGTAATGATGAGATTAAGAAAAAATATTTAGGTGCTTGA
- a CDS encoding receiver domain protein (Pfam match to PF00072.20 Response_reg) — protein MKVLIIENEIYLAQSISSKLADFGYSCEIASCTTDALKDDKFDVVLLSTGLIGQDFYQVIKKHSRSIIILLISYISNDTVSNPIKAGADDYIQKPFMIEELLRKIKLFESYKKYEILNKTYQSLIESFVKTYKTPKCDFKKLRMPFLIVTEKSQYADSFVFNYAKELNLAYEIIDLDNENAADIIKNLKPNSFIYITEFDKLKADSKDEFLNLISNQNVVISSNSDLHILNLDKVTINTNDKGLQADEILTIDEYVKHMILCYQDTFPDTELSKRLGISRKSLWEKRKKHDLTKKK, from the coding sequence ATGAAAGTTTTAATCATAGAAAACGAAATATACTTAGCTCAAAGCATATCTAGCAAACTAGCTGACTTTGGGTATAGTTGTGAAATTGCATCTTGTACAACAGATGCACTAAAAGACGATAAATTTGATGTTGTGTTACTCTCCACGGGGCTTATCGGACAAGATTTTTATCAAGTTATTAAAAAACATTCAAGATCTATAATAATACTTCTTATAAGTTACATTAGTAATGATACAGTATCCAACCCGATAAAGGCTGGAGCTGATGACTATATACAAAAACCATTTATGATAGAAGAGTTGCTAAGAAAAATAAAACTATTTGAATCATATAAAAAATACGAAATACTAAATAAAACATATCAAAGCCTTATAGAATCGTTTGTTAAAACATATAAAACACCAAAATGCGATTTCAAAAAGCTAAGAATGCCATTTTTGATAGTAACAGAAAAAAGTCAATATGCAGATAGTTTTGTTTTTAATTACGCAAAAGAGCTGAATTTAGCTTATGAAATCATAGATTTAGATAATGAAAATGCAGCAGATATCATAAAAAATTTAAAACCTAATTCATTTATATATATAACAGAATTTGATAAATTAAAAGCCGATAGCAAAGACGAGTTTTTAAATTTAATATCAAATCAAAATGTAGTCATATCTTCAAACTCTGATCTACATATTTTAAATTTAGATAAAGTTACTATAAACACAAACGATAAAGGTTTGCAAGCTGATGAAATCTTGACAATAGATGAATATGTGAAACATATGATACTTTGTTATCAAGATACATTTCCAGATACCGAACTTTCTAAAAGACTTGGTATTTCTAGAAAATCACTCTGGGAGAAGAGAAAGAAACATGACCTCACAAAGAAAAAATAG